Proteins encoded together in one Rhinopithecus roxellana isolate Shanxi Qingling chromosome 3, ASM756505v1, whole genome shotgun sequence window:
- the B4GALT7 gene encoding beta-1,4-galactosyltransferase 7 isoform X2 — MFPSRRKVAQLPWEDGRSRLLSGSLPRKCSVFHLFVACLLLGFFSLLWLQLSCSGDVGRAARGQGQETSGPPRACPPEPPPEQWEEDASWGPHRLAVLVPFRERFEELLVFVPHMHRFLSRKKIQHHIYVLNQVDHFRFNRAALINVGFLESSNSTDYIAMHDVDLLPLNEELDYGFPEAGPFHVASPELHPLYHYKTYVGGILLLSKQHYQLCNGMSNRFWGWGREDDEFYRRIKGAGLQLFRPSGITTGYKTFHHLHDPAWRKRDQKRIAAQKQEQFKVDREGGLNTVKYQVASRTALSVGGAPCTVLNIMLDCDKTATPWCTFS, encoded by the exons ATGTTCCCCTCGCGGAGGAAAGTGGCGCAGCTGCCCTGGGAGGACGGCAG GTCCAGGTTGCTCTCCGGCAGCCTCCCTCGGAAATGTTCCGTCTTCCATCTCTTCGTGGCCTGTCTCTTACTGGGCTTCTTCTCCCTACTCTGGCTGCAGCTCAGCTGCTCTGGTGATGTAGGCCGGGCAGCCAGGGGACAAGGGCAGGAGACCTCGGGCCCTCCTCGGGCCTGCCCCCCAGAGCCACCCCCTGAGCAGTGGGAAGAAGACGCATCCTGGGGCCCCCACCGCTTGGCAGTGCTGGTGCCCTTCCGCGAACGCTTCGAGGAGCTCCTGGTCTTTGTGCCCCACATGCACCGCTTCCTGAGCAGGAAGAAGATCCAGCACCACATCTATGTACTCAACCAGGTGGACCACTTCAG GTTCAACCGGGCGGCGCTTATCAACGTGGGCTTCCTGGAGAGCAGCAACAGCACGGACTACATTGCCATGCATGACGTTGACCTGCTCCCTCTCAACGAGGAGCTGGACTATGGCTTTCCTGAGGCTGGGCCCTTCCACGTGGCCTCCCCGGAGCTCCACCCTCTCTACCACTACAAGACTTATGTCGGCGGCATCCTGCTGCTCTCCAAGCAGCATTACCAGCTG TGCAACGGGATGTCCAACCGCTTCTGGGGCTGGGGCCGCGAGGACGATGAGTTCTACCGGCGCATTAAAGGAGCTGGGCTGCAG CTTTTCCGCCCCTCGGGAATTACAACTGGGTACAAGACATTTCACCACCTGCATGACCCAGCCTGGCGGAAGAGGGACCAGAAGCGCATCGCGGCTCAAAAACAG gAGCAGTTCAAGGTGGACAGGGAGGGAGGCCTGAACACTGTGAAGTACCAAGTGGCTTCCCGCACTGCCCTGTCCGTGGGCGGGGCCCCCTGTACTGTCCTCAACATCATGTTGGACTGTGACAAGACCGCCACGCCCTGGTGCACATTCAGCTGA
- the B4GALT7 gene encoding beta-1,4-galactosyltransferase 7 isoform X1: MFPSRRKVAQLPWEDGRDITPYPSLQNLPCPQKKPRGQGKLCRGSSLPRPLSGLGYAPPRLNPPPQDNGGSRLLSGSLPRKCSVFHLFVACLLLGFFSLLWLQLSCSGDVGRAARGQGQETSGPPRACPPEPPPEQWEEDASWGPHRLAVLVPFRERFEELLVFVPHMHRFLSRKKIQHHIYVLNQVDHFRFNRAALINVGFLESSNSTDYIAMHDVDLLPLNEELDYGFPEAGPFHVASPELHPLYHYKTYVGGILLLSKQHYQLCNGMSNRFWGWGREDDEFYRRIKGAGLQLFRPSGITTGYKTFHHLHDPAWRKRDQKRIAAQKQEQFKVDREGGLNTVKYQVASRTALSVGGAPCTVLNIMLDCDKTATPWCTFS; the protein is encoded by the exons ATGTTCCCCTCGCGGAGGAAAGTGGCGCAGCTGCCCTGGGAGGACGGCAG GGATATCACCCCATATCCATCTCTCCAGAATCTACCCTGCCCCCAGAAAAAGCCCAGAGGGCAAGGGAAACTCTGTAGAGGTTCCAGCCTTCCCAGGCCACTCTCAGGACTGGGCTATGCGCCTCCCCGGCTGAATCCACCACCACAGGATAATGGGGG GTCCAGGTTGCTCTCCGGCAGCCTCCCTCGGAAATGTTCCGTCTTCCATCTCTTCGTGGCCTGTCTCTTACTGGGCTTCTTCTCCCTACTCTGGCTGCAGCTCAGCTGCTCTGGTGATGTAGGCCGGGCAGCCAGGGGACAAGGGCAGGAGACCTCGGGCCCTCCTCGGGCCTGCCCCCCAGAGCCACCCCCTGAGCAGTGGGAAGAAGACGCATCCTGGGGCCCCCACCGCTTGGCAGTGCTGGTGCCCTTCCGCGAACGCTTCGAGGAGCTCCTGGTCTTTGTGCCCCACATGCACCGCTTCCTGAGCAGGAAGAAGATCCAGCACCACATCTATGTACTCAACCAGGTGGACCACTTCAG GTTCAACCGGGCGGCGCTTATCAACGTGGGCTTCCTGGAGAGCAGCAACAGCACGGACTACATTGCCATGCATGACGTTGACCTGCTCCCTCTCAACGAGGAGCTGGACTATGGCTTTCCTGAGGCTGGGCCCTTCCACGTGGCCTCCCCGGAGCTCCACCCTCTCTACCACTACAAGACTTATGTCGGCGGCATCCTGCTGCTCTCCAAGCAGCATTACCAGCTG TGCAACGGGATGTCCAACCGCTTCTGGGGCTGGGGCCGCGAGGACGATGAGTTCTACCGGCGCATTAAAGGAGCTGGGCTGCAG CTTTTCCGCCCCTCGGGAATTACAACTGGGTACAAGACATTTCACCACCTGCATGACCCAGCCTGGCGGAAGAGGGACCAGAAGCGCATCGCGGCTCAAAAACAG gAGCAGTTCAAGGTGGACAGGGAGGGAGGCCTGAACACTGTGAAGTACCAAGTGGCTTCCCGCACTGCCCTGTCCGTGGGCGGGGCCCCCTGTACTGTCCTCAACATCATGTTGGACTGTGACAAGACCGCCACGCCCTGGTGCACATTCAGCTGA